atataatcgGGCTAATCATAAACTAAATATGTCATGGAAATAAAATCGTTTTAGAATAATagagtatatataatacttattatttttttcgttattataaactatttaatatataataatatttaaaactaattttaaattacaaaccaattaaatgaaatatttttcatttcgaTTTGTTTAGAATTTTGtactttataattttaacaaTTTCTCATGGTTTGTTAGTAATgatcaaattttataaataatataacacGGCTTACTATTTTATGAACATATTTCTATTTAGGACctaaatacatattatatattgcatatttgtaataaaatGGTATTTAGTTCTATAatagaataataatatttttagagaaaattatagaattattagatttaatattgtttttcTTGTAATGTTAATTCTAATATTACCGCATCGAATCTTACTTAactaaatattataatatttccccttaatttttatgcatacgtttctaatattatatcatgcttaataatatgtataatggCCGTATACCCATAAAGTGTAtcaaatatgcataatatgtttgttaatatttataatgtttATCTATTGTTACCATGATTTCTGGTGTTATACTAATGCTTGTTACAACGTAACAATTAATGCACTCAATAGGAATACTTTAAATCAATGTATaaagtttatttattccattgttataaagtatattattttaaaatatatatgttatcTCGTAAAAATGCTATTCTTAGAACGTATAATtatgaatttataaatcCATATAACAAAAAGATATAAGTTTCAAACTAATTAATTGGAGCATCCCTtttctataaattttacattaatatgtatttataagaTATTTCcgaaataaacaattttattttctaatcATGGATATAATGGGTATAATCGTTTAtatctataaatattaaaataatagccCTAATTTTATGTACcaaatattttctaattATTAAGGATTTTATTggaacaaaatatattatacaaatttattaatatacttgtatattttcattttaactattttaaaacataatatattttatatatttaataatttatatatagctCAAACTATGGAACATAAAATGTATTGTATTGTTAATCtaatattatatctatatGATAAACAAACAAAGCCATATAAAACTATTcctattaatatatattaaaaacttACCAGAAGTATAAACTTTGGAATAAACAAACTgtaaatttaatgaaaaaacaaataagtttttatacatatatatggcAGAttctatattaatatattatttaaccGCTTAAcagtttttattaatatatgttttttaaccgttataaaaaaatactaagCCATAAGCTTTATTCCGTTGTAGATTATTGTGCCACCTCGAgtattgatatatattttattattatcaactGTAATcgtatataatttgtttaattaataataaaaatacgtGTAGTAGctcataaattattttgtggccaaatattttaaattagtATTAGCACAATATTTCCtcatgtattattatttatatggaaAGTTATAGCTTCGATTAAGAACTGTGACAccacataaaaaattttattaaagaaaaccgttaaaaaaataaagaaatagtATTGTATGTTGCGATGTGTATAAttctatataatttaaactATGGTTGTAatctaatatataattgataACTATGGTATAGCATATTAAgcctttttatatatttctatctagtatttaatattaaaaaacttccattattatatatattaatatttaagttatataaaatataagcaTATAGCTTGTGAACATGATTTTCTTACTGATCCTCTTTCATAATAATGTTTGTCATCCTTTTTATATAGAATTCCAAAATTGAGGactattatacatatactttttcttttaataatttattatttatttatattctaaATATTGTGTATATGCCCATAAGtgttacaaaattataaaaaataaaatgaatatgaaaCCTGATCCCTGAcccaaatataaatttcatAGAACACGACTATAACCCATAATATAGAATCATAATACATAACCATAAACCAGAAAACACGACCATATGGTCccaataatattaaatttaaaaataaatatattttttatatgtaaatacccattatttatttttattcttatgTCTTTcattgattttttattctaatatgtatatttaataatatttgttctacataaaaatatattttatatttgcacTTATGCGCAAAAGGTTATGCATACCAATACtactaaaataaatattttttatcaactTCTTAATCCtagaaaatttttatttagtaaaatttatattaaaaataataaaaaaacgcaaaaaacattatttacTATAATATAGAATTAATGATGggtttaaaaatattttgttgtaGCAGCGTTGGTTGCAACAATACATAAACTTAATCTAAATTTTCAGATTAAATTAGATTTTTctctatttaaaaatataaaagcgATTTTTTGTACCCAGaataaagaattatataaaaaatgcgAAAAATTAATGGAACGAGATAACAAcgctattttttatataattatcattaatcatctattttttttgtaatatttgttgattcattaatatataattatatttaaatcttatattttttttatattgtctTTATAGGTtgatattttgtattataaGCTTTCTAATAAGTAAAACAGTATAGGCAAAAATTATAGATTTGTTTTATGGgtatatagatatattttatgcgTATAATTtcatatgtaataatacattatattttttttttattatataataatttttaatttaatttaaggTTTAGTTTAAAGAactgtaaaaatataaaacatgcATGCATatagtataatatattaaaaaacttatttatttttatttattataatattagaTGCACTGAAATTCATTAGACTCatgtttattaatttttatgaaaactttagatatttttttctttggaatgaaaatatttaaatacaaatatatttgatatgtaaatcaaataaagCGTAcgaattattaatatattgatTTATTGATTAAATATTAGTCTTCTAAAACgttcttatatatttttgcttaaatttgaattatacttatacaatttttatatcttcatatttttagtttttaacaaaatagtaatatatatttttattttttatatattaaaaaataaaatgaatatagaatatactaagacaatttttttacttttaagCTTGTTTGTATATGCAAGTAATGAAACCCTTGGGGAAGAAACTGCAAAAGATATTGCTCTAGGAAATATTGGTTCAAAAAATCTTACGTAAGgaaatatgataatatacatatttacatctaatatatttatacaatgTATGTACcattatgataatataacaaatatCTTCAAATATTCTTCTGTATACCGATTGGATGgtaaaaatatcattttgtaaatacatttattttttgatataaattaaaaacagGTTAACATTGGACAATGATAATTCGAGTGATAATCTCCTATGCACAAATCCGGAAGAAATTACAAAAGCAACTGAAGTTATGGACGAAGCTATAACACTTTTACGAAACCAtgctaaaaataaagacgACTACAGTTTATATCATAGTGAGAAAAAtgcaaatttatattttacaaagCCCGGAAATCCAGAGGCTGGCAAACTTAGCATTATAATCCAAGATCCCAATAAGGTATGGATTaatgagaaaaatattttaaattgtaaagtcgtgttaaaaaatactaaatctatagatattttttttctttgtcTATAGTATGATGACATAGTAACTCTTCTATCAAATCCCAATGGTGCCAAATATTTCGATGAAAGTTTTATTAGcggtatataaatataattaataaatttaatatgtgATTATCATTctgtatgcatattttttgttttatatttatcaaagTTGTATGatactatttattatatttcataatatttgaattaCATGATGTAAAATAACAACTCTTTTTAGGAAAAATCTCCCGGTTATACAATACCAATTTAGCATTATTACAACAACGCCACAAAAGCCGTATTGGATCcctcaaaaaatatttttatgctttaatgaaaaaagttAATGTAAGTATATCTTGTTTTCCTCCACCATCtataaattgtatttttcataCTATTAAaccatattttatacaatatacatatatatttttattaatctTGTAGGTAACACCAAAAGAAACTATAATTGCCTATGTACCAACAGATATAAATGATCATAACAATTCCAATAATAAAAGCTTTAATAAAACTATCTTAACAAAGGCAAATTCATTAAGAATTGACATTAACTCTGAAGAGGATATTAGAAAAgggaaattaaaaaaaatgtttgtTAACGTATTCGGATATATagttaaaaaagaaactgATCACATTAATATTACCTATGTCAAATTTGTAAGCAATATAAAAGTTTTagcaaaataattatatttcgccgtttatttattatttgtattgtGTTCTCTCAATTTAGTATTTATCAAAAACGCATTGTCTCTCTGTAAcacacatatttataatatatctatCAATTTCCAAAAGTTTagacattttatatatttatctgtttttttttcatagaTTGAAGGTAGTTATTCCATACTCCCAAGATGGcttaataaaatgtttagaggattaaacattttaaagCTAACCAGattaatacatttattttctgataaatatatgtatattacgaatgataatatttaatattgaaatatttatattaataaaatcagtttgttttgttaattatttttattttatgtttcaatcataaaatgtttttttgtgtttaaaaagttttgtttaatatgtaaattatttatgtattttagCATAAGTTTGTctacatttatttaatttgtgaatattctttatttatatttttccgatcttattaatatttttatttcttacgataaaaatatatatgtttataatattgtCATTCTCATAAAACTCTATATttgaatttaaaatttgttatgTATGCTAATGTAAGAGCAtcttaaatatatcattacaATTCTCATATTCGTTTCTTAATGGTTTGTTTTTCTATTTACTTTTTGCtctattaaaattttatcttGAAAGTGTATCCAGTGCAAAAGATAAAGAACATgagttttttaaattatcataatattttgataaataaGACTGTTTTTTACTATATGGTTTAcctttattatcattaagTTCTCcattaaacatatttttatgtgttTCAATAAATTCTTTATGTTTTACGAAATAGGTTGTGGCGTTTTTCTTATTCACACCAAGCTAAATATTCATACgacataaaaattttaatgcatcacaaaatatggaatatctttaatattaatatccATCAACttctttttaatatcaaTGATTTGCTTAAAGTTATTATAGTTTTTAGTATATttcttaaatttatatataggtATAGTATActccatatttttatctaaatAATGAGTATAAAGCTTGTCTAAATTTATGATTCCTTTATGTAatttttgatttaatttataacatAACCAcatcataatatattaaaaaaatcttattattatcattttcgaTTAGCCACCTCTCATTGGAATcattgaaaattttattaaacagCCATAAACACCAccattaattttatcaaaacCAGTATATTTTGATTTCTTAGAAAAAGTTTTATAACTTTCATATTTGTCTAATTCATCGAGaaaattttcatcaaaCCATCAAACTTTTTACACTAATAAaccatttaaaaaaaacaaacaaaaataaatattaacgaaaattttataaaatttaatctATTAGCAATTTTAGGTAATGTAACATCAACAAATGgatttatcatataataagatattataatgtatttttattttaatatgtatattgaGTATAAccatattctttttatatatattgtgcCAAAACAGGTGACGCAAACACttgaaatttatatatattatgatcTGTagcaataatattattcttattattaatatgcagtaataatacattattattactaaacgaatattatatttattggaGCTTTTAATATGCGTGACATTGTTATAAAAGTATAGTTAACTAAAAATCGTAATAATTCATTTGGTGTCCATTTTTAGCTTTATTCaagttttataaaatatataatgaatatatataaatttaagtGAATCAAATACCCATTATGTAGTTCCTcgaatttataaaatattaatgtatTATTAGTTGTCGGTGTCACTACATCAATGCATATACAAAGATATATTAACACACTTAATCGAAAtggtttaaataa
This genomic stretch from Plasmodium vinckei vinckei genome assembly, chromosome: PVVCY_02 harbors:
- a CDS encoding fam-a protein, whose protein sequence is MNIEYTKTIFLLLSLFVYASNETLGEETAKDIALGNIGSKNLTLTLDNDNSSDNLLCTNPEEITKATEVMDEAITLLRNHAKNKDDYSLYHSEKNANLYFTKPGNPEAGKLSIIIQDPNKYDDIVTLLSNPNGAKYFDESFISGKISRLYNTNLALLQQRHKSRIGSLKKYFYALMKKVNVTPKETIIAYVPTDINDHNNSNNKSFNKTILTKANSLRIDINSEEDIRKGKLKKMFVNVFGYIVKKETDHINITYVKFIEGSYSILPRWLNKMFRGLNILKLTRLIHLFSDKYMYITNDNI